From a single Candidatus Poribacteria bacterium genomic region:
- a CDS encoding LamG domain-containing protein has protein sequence MFNPRVITVILSALLILGSSMLSYAEITEDMIAAAWLFEGDAADVSGNGFDGEVEGGNFVGGKFGDAIELDGAGDWVEIPKRIGEFEEITFAHWVKSTGREGAWRVFFNVNGWKAGDIHYQMHPNNKVEFSIHSNPGGNDTFANYMLAGDEMDKWVHIATAYSAKEKKIRFFVNGELDIENDWGGNPGVLDPARIGDWNQSRQWEGLLDEFIIFNTFLDEDDVQAVMNDGFETTLAVDAKQKLAITWGSLKK, from the coding sequence TTGTTCAATCCAAGAGTTATTACAGTTATCCTCAGTGCGCTGCTCATATTGGGTAGCAGCATGCTGAGTTACGCAGAAATCACCGAAGATATGATTGCGGCAGCATGGCTGTTTGAGGGCGATGCCGCAGATGTGTCTGGAAACGGGTTTGATGGTGAGGTAGAAGGTGGAAACTTTGTCGGCGGGAAATTCGGTGACGCAATCGAACTCGACGGCGCAGGCGACTGGGTCGAAATCCCGAAACGGATCGGTGAATTTGAAGAAATTACCTTCGCACATTGGGTCAAATCTACTGGACGTGAGGGAGCATGGCGTGTTTTCTTCAACGTCAACGGTTGGAAAGCCGGGGACATCCACTACCAGATGCACCCGAATAATAAAGTCGAGTTCTCGATTCACAGTAATCCGGGTGGGAACGATACCTTTGCAAACTATATGTTAGCAGGCGATGAGATGGACAAATGGGTCCATATCGCAACCGCCTACAGTGCAAAGGAAAAGAAAATCCGCTTTTTCGTTAACGGCGAACTCGATATTGAAAACGATTGGGGTGGAAACCCGGGTGTACTCGATCCTGCCCGAATCGGCGACTGGAACCAATCCCGGCAATGGGAAGGGCTGCTCGACGAGTTCATCATCTTCAATACTTTCCTTGACGAAGATGACGTTCAAGCGGTCATGAATGATGGATTTGAAACGACGCTCGCCGTAGATGCCAAACAGAAGTTGGCTATCACGTGGGGCAGTCTGAAAAAGTAG
- a CDS encoding Gfo/Idh/MocA family oxidoreductase gives MESTPNLRPTLGNRKEKLKFIQIGLVGCGWAGCRAIEAANATSRLNVIAIADRDPTRREQAGNDNAVPHRYADYRELLDNPDVEAVYLATSPDGRLQQVLDTLSAGKHVLVQKPHAIRAPEILEMEMAAQHAGKTLQFCYFMRHFPNNRKIRRAVLNGTIGDLYHARVFGKYNFIPQFDANSRWLHVYGQKGGSLGQHYSHELNLTWWWMGCPKPMWAFAAKHVLYPQYDGPEGAAEDYFTGILGCEGGKTIQIDCSRMSHSDSASVVELYGTTGAITNGGISRFKDGEFVRETVDEPLDIDHGELPEEVHVFYYELNHFAMAIAGEVAPDVSAPDAYTFMQILDAFYDSAKSGEKVYIVS, from the coding sequence ATGGAAAGTACGCCAAATTTGAGACCCACGTTGGGTAACCGCAAGGAAAAATTAAAGTTCATTCAAATCGGACTCGTTGGGTGTGGGTGGGCAGGTTGTCGAGCTATCGAAGCTGCTAATGCGACCTCTCGACTGAATGTTATCGCTATCGCGGACCGTGATCCAACCCGTCGCGAACAAGCAGGTAATGACAACGCCGTGCCACATCGCTATGCTGACTATCGTGAACTCCTTGACAATCCCGACGTTGAAGCCGTCTATCTCGCGACTTCTCCTGATGGTAGGCTGCAGCAAGTTCTGGATACACTCAGTGCTGGTAAACACGTCTTAGTGCAAAAACCGCACGCAATCCGCGCCCCCGAAATATTAGAGATGGAGATGGCAGCACAACACGCAGGGAAAACACTGCAATTCTGCTACTTTATGCGCCACTTCCCGAACAACCGAAAGATTCGGCGCGCTGTGCTGAACGGGACGATCGGAGACTTGTATCACGCTCGCGTCTTCGGGAAATATAACTTCATACCACAGTTCGATGCCAACAGTCGATGGCTACACGTTTACGGACAGAAAGGCGGTTCGTTAGGGCAACACTATTCGCACGAACTCAATCTCACGTGGTGGTGGATGGGATGCCCGAAACCGATGTGGGCGTTTGCTGCGAAGCACGTGCTGTATCCGCAATATGATGGACCGGAGGGAGCGGCAGAGGACTATTTCACCGGCATCCTCGGATGCGAAGGCGGAAAAACCATCCAGATCGATTGTTCTCGGATGAGCCACTCCGACTCCGCCAGTGTCGTTGAACTTTACGGGACCACCGGTGCAATCACAAACGGCGGCATATCCCGATTTAAAGATGGCGAATTCGTTCGAGAAACTGTTGATGAACCGCTTGACATCGATCACGGTGAACTCCCTGAAGAGGTCCACGTCTTCTACTATGAACTCAACCACTTCGCCATGGCGATAGCAGGCGAAGTCGCACCAGATGTCTCAGCACCCGATGCGTACACCTTTATGCAAATCTTGGATGCGTTTTACGACAGTGCGAAAAGTGGCGAGAAAGTTTATATCGTCTCTTAA
- a CDS encoding Gfo/Idh/MocA family oxidoreductase: MYKTAMLGCGGRARAHADAYRFVKNGKLAAICDMNTELLNSFGEDFGIPSRYTDLDEMLAKEKPDVLHIVTAPVLRGTNQRIRYSLMKQASDAGVPAAIVEKPIAVESEDWKQLAGLAEETETKFVVNTQLNFHPKNLELKRDVAEGRIGDIKFIDASARSTPVDQAPHVLQLVSSYIDNSRPVRVLGQVSGAQDLDSTQPSPMHAAAQALYANGLHVSLAFGTGVGQKVPKEPDAGNHTHKRVFVVGTKGFVHWRFSSWERATPAGGYESGPLEYGEQDVVAQGNLTEAVFDWLDDENNVHPTHLKQSLAEFNLLLGIYYSGVTNQIIDLPFEPPDGLIDILREKL, encoded by the coding sequence ATGTATAAAACTGCAATGTTAGGCTGCGGCGGTCGTGCCCGTGCGCATGCAGATGCCTATCGCTTCGTCAAAAACGGCAAACTCGCCGCAATCTGTGATATGAACACAGAGTTGCTCAACAGTTTCGGTGAGGATTTCGGTATCCCTTCACGCTACACCGACCTCGATGAGATGCTTGCAAAAGAGAAACCCGATGTCCTCCATATCGTCACGGCACCGGTGTTACGGGGCACCAATCAACGGATTCGGTACTCGCTGATGAAACAAGCCTCGGATGCCGGGGTGCCAGCGGCGATCGTCGAAAAACCGATTGCTGTCGAAAGCGAGGATTGGAAGCAGCTTGCAGGCTTAGCAGAGGAGACAGAAACCAAATTCGTCGTTAACACACAACTTAACTTCCATCCGAAAAACTTGGAGTTGAAACGGGATGTCGCAGAAGGTAGAATCGGCGACATCAAATTCATTGATGCCAGCGCACGCAGCACGCCGGTCGACCAAGCACCGCATGTATTGCAACTCGTCTCTTCCTATATCGACAATTCGCGTCCGGTGCGGGTACTCGGACAGGTTTCTGGTGCTCAGGATTTAGACTCTACTCAGCCTTCACCTATGCACGCTGCTGCTCAGGCACTCTATGCAAACGGTCTTCACGTCTCTCTCGCATTCGGGACAGGTGTAGGGCAGAAAGTGCCGAAAGAGCCGGATGCGGGGAATCACACCCACAAACGGGTCTTTGTCGTCGGCACGAAAGGCTTCGTGCATTGGAGATTTAGCAGTTGGGAACGCGCAACACCAGCCGGTGGTTACGAAAGCGGTCCATTGGAGTACGGGGAACAGGATGTCGTCGCACAGGGTAACCTCACCGAAGCCGTTTTTGATTGGCTCGATGATGAGAACAATGTGCATCCGACGCATCTCAAGCAATCCCTTGCAGAGTTCAACCTACTTTTGGGAATTTACTACAGCGGGGTAACGAACCAGATTATTGACCTCCCGTTTGAACCGCCCGATGGGTTGATTGATATACTCCGAGAGAAACTATAA
- a CDS encoding LamG domain-containing protein yields MSLSKIVCLTYLLFGIVNLTANAELVAYWSFDKADGVDDLTGNGHDGNIHGNPKAVAGKFGEALAFNGSTDYVEIPDAPAISELEALSMAAWIQPLKLGSWVAVAEKGIHLNWSYGFFIEPDGTLSFEVSTGPGNNLVCCVGNVALEIGKWHHIFGSYDGKSVKAYVDGKLEGEMPGADAVHMTEGLPFTIGSRNGQNHFGGAVDEVAFWDEAISVEDSMDPLPVKPGRKLTTTWGVIKRLR; encoded by the coding sequence ATGTCCCTTTCAAAAATTGTGTGTCTAACCTATCTCCTGTTTGGCATCGTCAATCTCACAGCAAATGCCGAATTGGTAGCCTACTGGTCTTTTGACAAGGCAGACGGTGTAGATGACCTAACCGGAAACGGTCACGACGGCAACATCCACGGGAATCCGAAGGCAGTCGCCGGAAAGTTCGGTGAAGCGTTAGCGTTTAACGGTAGTACCGACTACGTTGAGATTCCCGACGCGCCAGCAATCTCCGAACTCGAAGCGTTGTCTATGGCTGCGTGGATTCAGCCACTAAAACTCGGTTCATGGGTCGCGGTTGCTGAGAAGGGTATTCACCTTAACTGGAGTTACGGATTCTTCATTGAACCCGACGGGACACTCTCCTTTGAAGTCTCTACCGGTCCCGGCAACAATCTCGTCTGTTGCGTCGGCAATGTCGCCCTTGAAATTGGAAAATGGCACCACATCTTCGGTTCATACGACGGCAAATCCGTAAAGGCTTACGTTGACGGAAAACTGGAAGGTGAGATGCCGGGTGCTGATGCCGTCCATATGACTGAAGGGTTGCCTTTCACCATTGGCAGTCGCAACGGTCAGAACCATTTTGGCGGTGCCGTTGATGAAGTGGCATTCTGGGACGAAGCCATCTCTGTTGAGGACTCTATGGACCCGCTCCCTGTGAAACCGGGACGCAAACTCACAACGACTTGGGGAGTAATAAAAAGACTCCGTTAA
- a CDS encoding HAD hydrolase-like protein, whose translation MNGAELIALQKGLYWFSPEGIRLDCGAFVTLLEAAADKTATIMGKPSETFFKTALGNLQLIPKDVIVVGDDITTDIVGAEGMKTRSVLVKTGKFKPDHLENPTAKPTWVLDSISELPQLF comes from the coding sequence ATGAACGGCGCGGAACTCATAGCACTACAGAAGGGTCTTTATTGGTTCTCTCCCGAAGGGATACGCTTAGACTGTGGGGCGTTCGTGACGCTTCTGGAGGCTGCTGCCGACAAAACAGCGACAATCATGGGCAAGCCGAGTGAAACGTTCTTTAAAACCGCGCTCGGTAATCTGCAACTCATCCCAAAGGATGTAATTGTGGTGGGCGATGACATTACCACCGACATCGTTGGGGCGGAAGGAATGAAGACGCGGAGTGTCCTTGTAAAGACTGGAAAATTTAAACCTGATCATTTGGAAAATCCCACTGCGAAACCGACGTGGGTGCTTGATAGTATCTCAGAGTTGCCGCAACTGTTTTAG
- a CDS encoding ABC transporter substrate-binding protein, translating into MGVIQPSNTFTTFSQGAETARVQINEKGGMLGMQVEFISRNNQPVATEPPTPEASVHAAKELIEIENVFALLGPIYSTNSVEVGPIAQQAQRLMLPGSSGANVPAAGDHIFLITVPNPFQGKVMASFAMNPDELGATTAATIYEEQAFEAAFQEIGGKIVHNGAYSVGATTYNELLTEIQEVSPDVIFCPGFQPEVPLLIKEAREIGITATFLGGSAWDDRERFLSILDDNTILDGSYYPTNFSVATQDADVQEFVGSYTALFGSPPDGIAASGYDAMRLLAGAIEKAGSLDRVAVRDAFAAVSGYKGATTISHYDENRHPVKSLTIQTISGGQIEHYKVIEP; encoded by the coding sequence ATTGGCGTAATTCAACCGTCAAACACTTTCACTACTTTCAGTCAAGGTGCTGAAACTGCCCGCGTTCAGATTAATGAAAAAGGTGGCATGCTCGGTATGCAGGTAGAATTCATCAGTCGAAACAACCAACCTGTTGCAACTGAACCACCAACACCGGAAGCAAGCGTTCATGCGGCGAAGGAACTCATTGAGATAGAGAACGTTTTCGCACTCCTCGGTCCGATTTATTCCACGAATTCCGTCGAAGTCGGTCCAATCGCGCAGCAGGCACAGCGGCTTATGCTTCCCGGCTCCAGTGGCGCAAATGTACCAGCCGCAGGAGATCACATCTTTTTAATCACCGTCCCTAACCCATTCCAAGGAAAAGTGATGGCGAGTTTTGCGATGAATCCTGACGAACTCGGTGCCACAACAGCAGCGACAATTTATGAGGAACAGGCGTTTGAGGCGGCTTTTCAGGAAATCGGTGGAAAAATCGTCCACAACGGTGCCTATTCCGTTGGTGCGACCACATATAATGAACTCCTCACAGAGATTCAAGAGGTCTCCCCTGACGTTATCTTCTGTCCGGGTTTTCAGCCAGAAGTTCCACTATTGATAAAGGAAGCGCGAGAGATTGGCATCACAGCGACGTTTCTCGGTGGCAGTGCTTGGGACGATCGGGAACGCTTTCTTAGCATCTTAGATGATAACACTATATTGGACGGCAGTTATTATCCGACGAATTTCTCTGTAGCGACACAAGACGCAGATGTTCAAGAATTTGTAGGAAGTTACACGGCACTGTTCGGAAGTCCACCGGATGGCATCGCAGCGTCAGGTTACGATGCGATGCGACTTTTGGCAGGCGCGATAGAAAAAGCGGGTTCACTCGACCGTGTTGCCGTTCGCGATGCGTTCGCGGCAGTCAGTGGGTACAAAGGTGCTACAACCATTTCACATTACGATGAAAACCGTCACCCTGTCAAAAGCCTCACGATCCAAACAATCAGTGGTGGACAGATAGAGCACTATAAGGTTATAGAACCGTAA
- a CDS encoding Gfo/Idh/MocA family oxidoreductase — translation MYKTAMLGCGGRARAHADAYRFVKNGKLAAICDMNTELLNKFGDDFGISSRYTDLDEMLEKEKPDVLHIVTAPVLRGSNERIRYPLMKQASDAGVPAAIIEKPIAVESEDWKQISGLSKETKTKFVVNTQLNFHPQNLELKRDVSDGRIGDIKLIDASARSTPVDQGPHVLQLVSSYIDNSRPVRVLGQISGAEHLDSAQPSPQYASARVQYENGLHVSVAFGTAIAPTASDDPVVFFHKRVFVVGTKGFVHWRFSSWERSTPENGYEGGPLSYGEQDVVAQGNLTEAVFDWLDDESKVHPTHLEQSLAEFNLLLGIYYSGITNEVIELPFDPPDGLMDKLRAKL, via the coding sequence GTGTATAAAACCGCAATGTTAGGGTGTGGTGGCCGTGCGCGCGCACACGCAGATGCCTATCGCTTCGTCAAAAACGGCAAACTCGCCGCAATCTGTGATATGAACACAGAGTTACTCAACAAATTCGGGGATGACTTCGGCATATCATCTCGTTACACCGACTTGGACGAGATGCTCGAAAAAGAGAAGCCCGATGTCCTTCATATCGTCACTGCGCCAGTGCTACGGGGTAGCAACGAGCGTATCCGCTATCCGTTGATGAAACAAGCCTCGGATGCTGGGGTACCAGCGGCGATCATCGAAAAACCGATTGCCGTCGAAAGCGAGGACTGGAAGCAAATTTCGGGGCTTTCCAAAGAAACGAAAACGAAATTCGTTGTCAACACGCAACTCAACTTCCATCCACAAAATCTGGAATTAAAGCGGGATGTTTCAGATGGTCGCATCGGCGATATCAAGCTCATTGATGCGAGTGCAAGGAGCACCCCTGTCGATCAGGGGCCGCATGTGCTGCAGTTGGTATCTTCCTATATCGATAACTCCCGTCCGGTGCGAGTTCTCGGACAAATCTCCGGTGCCGAACACTTAGATTCAGCGCAACCCTCTCCGCAATATGCGAGTGCGCGTGTCCAGTACGAGAACGGACTTCATGTCTCCGTTGCGTTCGGGACTGCCATCGCACCGACTGCCTCCGACGATCCGGTTGTCTTTTTCCACAAACGCGTCTTTGTCGTTGGAACAAAAGGTTTCGTGCATTGGCGGTTTAGCAGTTGGGAACGCTCAACTCCAGAAAATGGTTATGAAGGGGGTCCACTTAGCTACGGAGAACAGGATGTCGTCGCACAGGGCAATCTTACAGAGGCAGTCTTTGATTGGCTCGACGACGAGAGCAAGGTGCATCCGACCCATCTTGAGCAATCCCTTGCAGAGTTCAATCTGCTTTTGGGAATTTACTACAGTGGTATCACGAACGAAGTGATTGAGCTTCCCTTCGATCCACCGGATGGGCTCATGGATAAACTGAGAGCCAAACTATAA
- a CDS encoding Gfo/Idh/MocA family oxidoreductase, protein MYKTAMLGCGGRARGHADAYRFVKRGKLAAICDMDAERLNNFGEEFGISSRYTDFDEMLEKEKPDVLHIVTSPVVPNGSERIRYPLMKQASDHGVPAAIIEKPVAVEGEDWKQIAGLAEETQTKFVVNTQLDFHPKNLELKRDVAEGRIGEIKFIDASARSRTAEQGGHVLQLVSSYIDNSRPVRVLGQVAGSEDLDSTAGHPSPTHAVGHALYENGVHVSLAFGTGMAQKVSDDSGIYGHKRVFVAGTKGFVHWRFSSWERSTLEGGYEGGPLNYGEQDVVAQGNFTEAIFDWLADENSVHPTHLKQSLAESNLILGMYYSGITNEIIELPFEPPDGLMDMLQEKL, encoded by the coding sequence ATGTATAAAACAGCGATGTTAGGGTGCGGGGGGCGTGCCCGTGGGCACGCAGATGCGTATCGTTTCGTCAAACGCGGGAAACTCGCCGCAATCTGCGATATGGACGCAGAACGACTTAACAATTTTGGGGAGGAATTCGGTATCTCTTCACGCTACACTGACTTCGACGAGATGCTTGAAAAAGAGAAGCCCGATGTCCTCCACATCGTCACAAGCCCCGTGGTTCCAAATGGCAGCGAACGGATCCGGTATCCGTTGATGAAACAGGCATCCGACCACGGTGTTCCTGCGGCGATTATTGAGAAGCCCGTTGCTGTTGAAGGCGAGGATTGGAAACAGATTGCGGGATTAGCGGAAGAGACACAAACGAAATTTGTCGTCAATACACAACTCGACTTCCACCCGAAAAACTTGGAATTGAAACGGGATGTCGCGGAAGGACGTATCGGCGAAATTAAGTTTATTGACGCGAGCGCACGTAGTAGAACTGCCGAGCAAGGAGGACATGTACTACAGTTAGTGTCCTCATACATTGACAACTCCCGCCCCGTCCGTGTTCTCGGACAAGTCGCTGGAAGCGAGGATTTAGATTCTACCGCTGGGCATCCGTCTCCGACACATGCTGTCGGGCATGCTCTGTATGAGAACGGTGTCCACGTCTCTCTTGCATTTGGAACAGGGATGGCACAAAAGGTGTCCGACGATTCGGGTATCTACGGGCACAAACGTGTTTTTGTTGCTGGGACGAAAGGCTTTGTGCATTGGCGGTTCAGCAGTTGGGAACGCTCAACGTTGGAGGGTGGTTATGAGGGCGGTCCGCTTAACTATGGAGAACAAGATGTTGTTGCGCAGGGTAACTTCACCGAAGCCATTTTTGATTGGTTAGCCGATGAGAACAGTGTGCATCCGACGCATCTCAAGCAATCGCTCGCTGAGTCTAACCTTATCTTAGGGATGTACTACAGCGGGATAACAAACGAGATTATCGAACTCCCGTTTGAACCGCCCGATGGACTCATGGACATGCTTCAAGAAAAGTTGTAA
- a CDS encoding LLM class flavin-dependent oxidoreductase — MELGFFTMPLHPPGSDTTKTLDHDIEQMVVLDELGYKEAYVGEHFTFTWENIPSPDLFIAKAAAMTENIVFGTGITCMPIHNPAVVAHRIAQLDHQTHGRFHWGVGSSSTPSDAEMFLADGDRRQSTREGIEAVLKIWTDPEPGHYKSDFWEFKIPQDRPNIVSVHMKPYQKPHPPIAMAGSSAKSDTLVLAGERGWIPMSINLAHVPIIKTHWDAVEEGAEKAGLSPSRSTWRIAREVYVADTTEQARKEALEGTLGRDFRDYWFNLFSPGNFKPDPDMDDADMSLEHLLDTLWIVGSPDHVANRLRELYDEVGGFGVLLAMGHEWEPKEQWLNSMTLLKNEVMPQLADLT, encoded by the coding sequence ATGGAACTCGGTTTTTTCACAATGCCTTTGCATCCACCCGGCAGTGATACAACCAAGACGCTTGATCATGATATTGAGCAGATGGTGGTCCTGGACGAGTTGGGCTATAAAGAAGCTTATGTTGGTGAGCATTTTACGTTCACGTGGGAGAATATTCCGTCTCCAGACCTTTTTATCGCAAAAGCAGCTGCGATGACAGAGAACATCGTCTTCGGCACCGGGATTACTTGTATGCCGATACACAATCCTGCAGTTGTCGCGCATCGCATCGCGCAACTTGACCATCAAACGCACGGACGCTTTCATTGGGGCGTTGGATCGAGTTCAACACCCAGCGATGCGGAGATGTTCTTGGCGGACGGGGACAGACGGCAGTCGACCCGGGAGGGAATCGAAGCCGTACTCAAGATTTGGACAGACCCGGAACCCGGACACTACAAGAGCGATTTCTGGGAATTTAAAATTCCCCAAGACCGTCCGAACATTGTCAGTGTCCACATGAAGCCTTACCAGAAACCGCATCCGCCGATCGCAATGGCGGGGTCGTCTGCTAAATCCGATACGCTCGTGCTTGCTGGCGAACGCGGTTGGATCCCCATGAGTATTAATCTCGCACATGTTCCTATTATCAAGACGCATTGGGATGCGGTTGAAGAGGGAGCGGAAAAGGCGGGGTTATCGCCGTCTCGTTCCACATGGCGTATCGCCCGCGAAGTCTACGTTGCGGATACCACCGAACAGGCGCGCAAAGAGGCGCTTGAAGGCACGCTCGGACGCGATTTTAGGGACTATTGGTTTAACTTATTTAGCCCAGGAAACTTCAAACCGGATCCCGATATGGACGACGCCGACATGAGCCTTGAACATCTGTTAGATACCTTGTGGATTGTTGGAAGTCCAGATCACGTTGCAAACCGTTTACGTGAACTCTACGACGAAGTCGGTGGTTTTGGAGTATTACTCGCCATGGGACACGAGTGGGAACCCAAGGAACAGTGGTTGAACTCAATGACACTCCTCAAGAACGAAGTGATGCCGCAATTGGCGGATCTGACATAG
- a CDS encoding Gfo/Idh/MocA family oxidoreductase — protein sequence MYKTAFLGCGGRARAHASAYRYVKRGKIAAICDMNTELLNNFGDDFGVSSRYTDLDEMLEKEKPDVLHIVTAPVLRGTSERIRYPLMKQASDARVPAAIVEKPIAVESEDWKQIAGLAEETETKFVVNTQLNFHPQNLELKADVSAGRIGEIKFIDASARSTPVDQAPHVLQLVSSYIDNSRPVRVLGQIAGKEQLDSAQPSPMHAAGHVLYENGLHVSVAFGTGMGTLASDSESTVAHKRVFVVGTKGFVHWRFSSWERATPEGGYEGGPLNYGEQDIAAQGNLTEAVFDWLADENKVHPTHLQQSLAEFNLLLGIYYSGITNEIIDLPFEPPDGLMDSLREKL from the coding sequence ATGTATAAAACTGCGTTCTTAGGGTGCGGCGGTCGTGCCCGTGCGCACGCGAGTGCTTACCGCTACGTCAAACGCGGCAAAATCGCCGCGATTTGTGATATGAACACAGAGTTGCTCAACAATTTTGGAGACGACTTCGGTGTCTCTTCACGCTACACCGACCTTGACGAAATGCTTGAAAAAGAGAAACCCGATGTTCTCCACATTGTTACGGCACCGGTGTTACGGGGCACCAGCGAACGGATCCGGTATCCACTGATGAAACAAGCCTCGGATGCCAGGGTGCCAGCAGCGATCGTTGAGAAACCGATTGCCGTTGAAAGCGAGGATTGGAAACAGATCGCAGGTTTGGCAGAAGAGACAGAAACCAAATTCGTCGTCAATACACAACTCAACTTCCATCCACAAAACCTCGAATTAAAAGCGGATGTCTCGGCAGGTCGTATTGGTGAAATTAAATTTATTGATGCCAGCGCACGCAGCACGCCGGTCGACCAAGCACCCCACGTGCTTCAGTTGGTATCCTCATATATCGACAATTCGCGCCCCGTCCGCGTCCTTGGACAGATCGCAGGGAAAGAGCAGTTAGATTCGGCACAACCTTCTCCGATGCATGCCGCTGGCCACGTTTTGTATGAAAACGGGTTGCATGTCTCTGTTGCGTTTGGCACGGGTATGGGCACATTAGCGTCCGACAGTGAGAGCACTGTCGCACACAAACGGGTCTTCGTCGTAGGAACGAAAGGATTTGTGCATTGGCGGTTCAGCAGTTGGGAACGCGCAACACCGGAAGGTGGTTATGAAGGCGGTCCACTCAACTACGGAGAACAGGACATCGCCGCACAAGGGAACCTCACCGAAGCCGTTTTCGACTGGCTTGCTGATGAGAATAAGGTGCATCCGACGCATCTCCAGCAATCCCTTGCGGAATTCAATCTGCTTCTGGGTATTTACTATAGCGGAATAACAAACGAAATTATCGATCTACCTTTTGAACCCCCCGACGGATTAATGGATTCCCTCCGGGAAAAATTGTAA
- a CDS encoding phytanoyl-CoA dioxygenase family protein → METNPEKFAEQGYLVVESALPESDLAPLITAVSEVVNTRAIELYKEGVISDTYEEMPFERRWHAVLKACGRENEVFGWHTLVFSEALFNLITHQKVLDVLESLIGSDIQFNGDFWVRPKLPNEKLTTLPWHQDSAYMPDTENDTHLTVWLPLVDVKLENGPLQFLPGSHKSGLQTYHRVPGETFAVPVLSPTSSDTDIDTLEMQRGDLLVFNNLVFHRSLVNHSDSIRWSTDFRFSRTGTPLNGLWHEAIACSVRERESRQCPTSWQMWRAQWVVSPHKDRFV, encoded by the coding sequence ATGGAAACGAATCCTGAAAAATTTGCGGAACAGGGTTACCTTGTTGTTGAATCAGCACTACCTGAATCAGACCTTGCTCCGTTAATCACTGCTGTCTCTGAAGTCGTCAATACACGAGCCATCGAACTCTATAAAGAAGGGGTTATCTCGGATACTTATGAAGAGATGCCTTTTGAACGTCGTTGGCATGCTGTTCTAAAGGCGTGCGGCAGAGAAAATGAGGTATTTGGTTGGCATACACTCGTTTTTAGCGAAGCACTCTTCAATCTGATAACCCATCAGAAAGTACTGGATGTCTTGGAATCGCTCATCGGAAGTGATATTCAGTTCAACGGCGATTTTTGGGTGCGTCCGAAACTCCCGAACGAAAAACTGACGACGCTCCCTTGGCATCAGGACAGCGCGTATATGCCCGATACCGAAAACGACACACATTTGACTGTTTGGCTCCCGCTCGTGGATGTTAAATTGGAGAATGGTCCCCTACAATTCCTACCGGGAAGCCATAAGTCAGGCTTACAAACCTATCACAGGGTGCCGGGCGAGACATTTGCTGTCCCAGTCCTCTCTCCCACCTCATCTGATACCGACATCGATACCTTAGAGATGCAGAGAGGTGATCTGCTCGTTTTTAACAATCTGGTCTTCCATCGGTCATTAGTCAATCATAGCGACAGCATCCGCTGGTCGACAGATTTTCGGTTCAGCCGCACTGGTACTCCGCTAAACGGACTCTGGCACGAAGCGATAGCCTGTTCAGTTCGCGAGCGTGAAAGCAGACAGTGCCCTACGTCATGGCAGATGTGGCGCGCCCAATGGGTAGTCAGTCCCCACAAAGACAGATTCGTTTAA